In Cystobacter fuscus DSM 2262, one DNA window encodes the following:
- a CDS encoding polysaccharide lyase, with amino-acid sequence MRRLLLALFAVLMPGLSWAGVVWRGDFETGGITQYTRAQRVSTDRLQIVQSPAFQGRYALKATVRQGDDPIDSSGNRNELVYMGQEKEGSEYYYRWQVMFPTDYPSVDAWQVFTQWHHSGCCGSPPVEFFVKGEEMRLTLADSATPWKTKLVRGVWHDFIFHVKWSSDASVGFVELWLNGQRVLSKYKHVTLYEGDGVYLKLGLYRSDTVKPVGVVYHDGYTQATQLADVLPPPAPPPPPVDAGTPAPTDAGTPGPVDAGTPGAGPGTEVPPAGETPVDSSSPTPGTGTVLPPPGEQAQAVGCSSTGGALGVLALLGLAGLPRRWRRR; translated from the coding sequence TTGAGAAGACTCCTGCTTGCGCTGTTCGCCGTGTTGATGCCGGGCCTGTCGTGGGCGGGCGTCGTCTGGAGGGGGGACTTCGAGACGGGAGGCATCACGCAGTACACCCGCGCGCAACGGGTGAGCACGGACCGGTTGCAGATCGTCCAGTCGCCCGCCTTCCAGGGCCGCTACGCCCTCAAGGCCACGGTGCGCCAGGGCGATGATCCCATCGACTCGAGCGGCAATCGCAACGAACTCGTCTACATGGGGCAGGAGAAGGAGGGCTCGGAGTACTACTACCGCTGGCAGGTGATGTTCCCCACGGACTACCCGAGCGTGGACGCGTGGCAGGTCTTCACCCAGTGGCACCACTCGGGGTGCTGTGGCTCGCCGCCGGTGGAGTTCTTCGTCAAGGGCGAGGAGATGCGGCTCACGCTCGCCGACAGCGCCACGCCCTGGAAGACGAAGCTGGTGCGCGGCGTGTGGCACGACTTCATCTTCCACGTGAAGTGGTCCTCGGACGCCTCCGTGGGCTTCGTGGAGCTGTGGCTCAATGGCCAGCGCGTGTTGTCCAAGTACAAGCACGTCACGCTGTACGAGGGCGATGGCGTCTACCTGAAGCTGGGCCTCTATCGCAGCGACACCGTGAAGCCCGTGGGCGTCGTCTACCACGATGGCTATACGCAGGCGACGCAACTGGCGGACGTGCTGCCCCCTCCGGCGCCCCCGCCCCCGCCGGTGGACGCGGGCACTCCAGCGCCGACGGACGCGGGGACTCCGGGGCCGGTGGACGCGGGCACGCCCGGAGCCGGGCCCGGGACGGAAGTGCCCCCGGCGGGTGAGACACCGGTGGACTCCTCGTCGCCCACGCCGGGAACGGGAACCGTGCTTCCTCCGCCGGGTGAGCAGGCCCAGGCCGTGGGGTGCTCGAGCACCGGCGGAGCGCTCGGCGTCCTGGCGCTGTTGGGGCTCGCGGGGCTGCCGCGGCGGTGGCGGCGCCGGTAG
- a CDS encoding methyltransferase encodes MNSQDEALLELGRALRSAGYHFITVTPETHRRVNARRSSETARSLREVFGWNRPFTAEVLPSPMLALLDRARMVEKQPDGRLRSLVRYSSLGTGLYLHEAYPTSQKDAVFFGPDTYRFASLLARVPGHFRRAVDVGCGSGAGGLSLAHRVDTLVLADVNERALRFSRINAALNGVSHVEVLTSDALGGVPGEVDLVIANPPYLVDEGARTYRDGGGPHGVDLSVRFTREAMRRLSPGGMLVLYSGAPVVDGEDQLRAALTPVLAEARALFQYEELDPDVFGEELEQRPYANVERIAVVSLVATRPA; translated from the coding sequence GTGAATTCCCAGGACGAGGCCCTGCTCGAGCTCGGACGCGCGCTGCGCTCCGCCGGCTACCACTTCATCACCGTGACGCCCGAGACCCATCGGCGCGTCAACGCCCGCCGCTCCTCGGAGACGGCGCGCTCGCTGCGCGAGGTGTTCGGCTGGAACCGGCCCTTCACCGCGGAGGTGCTGCCCTCGCCCATGTTGGCGCTGTTGGACCGCGCGCGGATGGTGGAGAAGCAACCCGATGGGCGGCTGCGCAGCCTCGTGCGCTACTCCAGCCTGGGCACCGGGCTCTACCTCCACGAGGCCTATCCCACGTCTCAGAAGGACGCCGTCTTCTTCGGTCCGGACACCTACCGCTTCGCCTCCCTGCTCGCGCGCGTACCGGGCCACTTCCGGCGCGCGGTGGACGTGGGCTGTGGCTCGGGGGCCGGGGGCCTGTCCTTGGCCCACCGGGTGGACACGCTCGTGCTCGCCGACGTGAACGAGCGGGCGCTGCGATTCTCGCGCATCAACGCCGCGCTCAACGGGGTGTCCCACGTGGAGGTGCTCACGAGCGATGCGCTGGGCGGCGTGCCGGGCGAGGTGGATCTCGTCATCGCCAACCCGCCCTACCTGGTGGACGAGGGCGCGCGCACGTACCGCGATGGCGGAGGCCCTCACGGCGTGGACCTGTCCGTGCGCTTCACCCGGGAAGCCATGCGCCGCCTGTCTCCCGGCGGCATGCTCGTGCTCTATAGCGGCGCGCCCGTGGTGGACGGCGAGGATCAGCTGCGCGCGGCGCTCACCCCGGTGCTCGCCGAGGCCCGGGCCCTCTTCCAGTACGAGGAGTTGGATCCGGATGTCTTCGGCGAGGAGCTGGAACAGCGGCCCTACGCGAACGTGGAGCGCATCGCCGTGGTGTCGCTCGTGGCCACGCGCCCGGCGTGA
- the mug gene encoding G/U mismatch-specific DNA glycosylase produces MQDIIAPGLKVLFCGINPSVYSAVVRHHFARPGNRFWPALYASGFTDRLLAPHEQGELLVRGYGITNVVEEASVAADSLTARDYAEGGRKLEAKVRRYQPRYLAVLGIGAWRTAFGKPKALLGLQPEFLAGTRVWVLPNPSGLNAHYRPADLARMFRELRLAVEAGG; encoded by the coding sequence ATGCAGGACATCATCGCTCCCGGCCTGAAGGTCCTCTTCTGCGGCATCAACCCGAGCGTGTATTCGGCCGTCGTGCGCCACCACTTCGCGCGGCCGGGCAACCGCTTCTGGCCGGCGCTGTACGCCTCGGGCTTCACGGACCGGCTGCTCGCCCCCCACGAGCAGGGCGAGTTGCTCGTGCGCGGCTATGGCATCACCAACGTGGTGGAGGAGGCCTCGGTGGCGGCGGACTCGCTGACGGCGCGGGACTACGCCGAGGGCGGCCGGAAGCTGGAGGCCAAGGTGCGGCGCTACCAACCGCGCTACCTGGCGGTGCTGGGCATTGGCGCGTGGCGCACGGCGTTCGGCAAGCCGAAGGCCCTGCTGGGATTGCAACCGGAGTTCCTGGCCGGCACCCGCGTCTGGGTGCTTCCCAATCCGAGCGGACTCAACGCGCACTACCGTCCCGCGGACCTGGCGCGGATGTTCCGCGAGCTGCGTCTGGCGGTGGAGGCGGGTGGCTAA
- a CDS encoding pyridoxal-dependent decarboxylase — MSDAREKAVPHLSPEEFRRLGHRMVDWIADYWARVESFPVRAAVAPGEVAAKLPAHAPEEGLEGAEGWEAIFRDLEDVVLPGLTHWQSPSFFAYFPSNTSGPAVLGELLSAGLGVQGMLWSTSPAATEMETRVLDWLAGLLGLPAAFQSGSGTGGGVIQGTASEAVLVALVAARERARRALGREAEWVAYTSTQTHSSVLKAAMLAGVANGAQDGVHLRQIDTDGGYALRPDLLEKAVREDLAAGRQPFFVCASLGTTSSGAMDPVRAVGEVWERTGVRASGGWLHVDAAWAGSALLCPEYAALREGLEVADSFAFNPHKWLLTNFDCDAFYTRDRKALIDALSVTPEYLRNAASASGAVIDYRDWQVPLGRRFRALKLWFVLRHYGARGLRTYVREHIRLAERFAAWVEEDARFELAVPRSLSLVCFRLEPRPGEAPGDTDTRNRLLLERLNASGQAFLSHTVLPGVDGAPARYVLRLAIGAVRTEERHVRAVWERLVALAGE; from the coding sequence ATGAGCGATGCGCGTGAGAAGGCGGTGCCCCACCTGAGCCCGGAGGAGTTCCGGCGGCTGGGCCACCGGATGGTGGATTGGATCGCCGACTACTGGGCGCGTGTGGAGTCCTTCCCCGTGCGCGCGGCGGTGGCTCCGGGCGAGGTGGCGGCGAAGCTGCCCGCGCATGCGCCCGAGGAGGGCCTCGAGGGCGCCGAGGGCTGGGAGGCCATCTTCCGCGACCTGGAGGACGTGGTGCTGCCGGGCCTCACCCATTGGCAGTCCCCCTCCTTCTTCGCCTACTTCCCGTCCAACACCTCGGGGCCGGCGGTGCTCGGGGAGCTGCTGTCCGCGGGCCTGGGCGTGCAGGGCATGCTCTGGTCCACCAGCCCCGCCGCCACCGAGATGGAGACGCGCGTGCTGGACTGGCTGGCCGGGCTGCTCGGCCTGCCCGCCGCCTTCCAGTCGGGCTCGGGCACGGGCGGTGGCGTCATCCAGGGCACCGCCAGCGAGGCCGTGCTCGTGGCGCTGGTGGCGGCGCGCGAGCGGGCGCGGCGCGCGCTCGGCCGCGAGGCGGAATGGGTGGCCTATACCTCCACCCAGACGCACTCCTCCGTGCTCAAGGCGGCCATGCTCGCGGGCGTGGCGAACGGAGCGCAGGACGGTGTGCACCTGCGGCAGATCGACACGGATGGCGGCTACGCCCTGCGACCGGACCTGCTGGAGAAGGCGGTGCGCGAGGACCTGGCCGCGGGCCGCCAGCCCTTCTTCGTGTGCGCGTCCCTGGGGACGACGTCCTCGGGGGCGATGGATCCGGTGCGCGCGGTGGGCGAGGTGTGGGAGCGCACCGGGGTGCGTGCCTCGGGCGGATGGCTGCACGTGGACGCGGCGTGGGCGGGCTCGGCGCTGCTGTGCCCCGAGTACGCGGCGCTACGCGAGGGGCTGGAGGTGGCGGACTCCTTCGCCTTCAACCCGCACAAGTGGCTGCTCACCAACTTCGACTGCGATGCCTTCTACACGAGGGACCGCAAGGCCCTCATCGACGCGTTGAGCGTGACGCCCGAGTACCTGCGCAACGCGGCCAGCGCGAGCGGCGCGGTCATCGACTACCGGGACTGGCAGGTGCCGCTCGGCCGCCGCTTCCGTGCGCTGAAGCTGTGGTTCGTGCTGCGCCACTATGGCGCCCGGGGGCTGCGGACCTACGTGCGCGAGCACATCCGGCTGGCGGAGCGCTTCGCCGCGTGGGTCGAGGAGGACGCGCGCTTCGAGCTGGCCGTGCCTCGCTCGCTCTCCCTGGTGTGTTTCCGGCTCGAGCCCCGGCCGGGCGAGGCGCCGGGGGACACGGACACGCGCAACCGCCTGCTGTTGGAGCGGCTCAACGCGAGCGGCCAGGCGTTCCTCTCCCATACGGTGCTGCCCGGCGTGGACGGGGCGCCCGCGCGCTACGTGTTGCGCCTGGCCATCGGCGCGGTGCGCACCGAGGAGCGGCACGTGCGCGCGGTCTGGGAGCGGCTCGTGGCGCTCGCGGGGGAATAG